In Acidobacteriota bacterium, the DNA window TATCCGGCGGCGTCCAGGATGTCGACTCCACTCAGCGAGGCCCGGGCCAACCCGCCCAGGGCTCCCCGGGTGGCCATGCTGCGAATGAAGATGCCGGGGTCGGTCACCAGCTCGTTCATGCGAATCCGATCTCCCAGGATGGACCCGCCCGAAAAGGGGCTGGAGGGATCGATGGCGATCACTCCCACGCTACGCTCGCCGGCTCTCAGGGCCTTGCAGAGCTGCGTGACCAGCGCCGATTTGCCGCTTCCGGGCACGCCGGTGATTCCCACCACGTGCGCCTTGCCGGTATGGCGGTAGATCTCGGCCAGGGCGTCCTGGCAGTCTTCCTCCCCCGACTCCGCATGGGTGATCATCCTGGCGATGGCCGACAGCCGTCCTTCCAGAACCGGTTGCACCAGCGCCAGAGGCGGAATCGCCCTTACCATGATTTAACGCTCCTTCTCCAGTTTCCGGTTGAGCTCGCGAAACACGTCGCGATCATCCACCACCCGCCTCGCCTTGAAATCGGTCCTGGGCAAGGAGTCGGGGGGCAGCGCTACCACCCGAACCCGAATCCCCAACATCCGCCGCAGCAGGCCGGCCGTCTCGTCCCGGAAAGCCCTCAGGGCCTCTTGACCGGACCCCATGACCGCCCGGGTGGGCTCCACCTGGACCAACAGCTCATCCATGGTCCGCTCTCGGGAAATCACGATGCGGTGCTCTCCCCCGTAGTCGGCCATCGAATTGAGCGCCGCATCGATTTCGTTGGGATAGACGTTCTCGCCTCGAATGGTGAAGGCGTCGTCGATGCGGCCAAAGATTCCGTTGGGCAAGCGCGGATAGGTGCGCCCGCAGGGACCGGGCCCCTCCTCCCACAGGGCCAGGTCCCCCGAGAGCAATCGAATCATGGGCTGCGAGGTCCTCTCCAGATGGGTATAGACGGGCGTGCCGCGTTGACCGAAGGGGACCCGCCGGAAGGTAGCCGGATCGCACACTTCAGTGTAGACCAGGTCCTGCCAAAGCAGCATGCCGTCGGTCTCGGCCGTGCCGGCGCAGCTCATCCAGGGGGTCACTTCGGCCATGGATCCGGAGTCGATCACCCGGGCTCCAAAGGCCTGCTGAATCCGGTCCCGCACGCCAGGCACCGACGCCCCCGGCTCCCCCGAGAAAAACATGATCCTGAGCCCCAGTTCAGCGGGGTCGACTCCCTGGCTCCTGGCCGTCTCCGCCAGGTGGAGGGCATAGGAGGGCGTGGAATAGAAGGCCGTGGGCTTGAACTGCCGCAGCCACCCCACCGCACGCGCCGTCATCCCGGGCGCGCCGGCTCCGAAGGGAAAGGACCTGGCCCGCAACCGTTCGGAGCCGATCAGGGCTCCCCAGGATCCCATATAGAGACTGAAGAGGGAGGCGATGAAGATGGTGTCTCCCGGCCGCAGTCCCATACCCCACATGATCCGGGCGTGGGCGTTGCCGATGGTCGCCCAGTCGCCTCTGCCGACGGCGAAGGCGGTGGGCTGCCCCGTGGTCCCGGAGGTGCCGTGGATGTGGTGGATCTCCTCTTCGGGAATGCAGAGGTAGTCGCCGAAACTGGGGAACCTGGCCTGGGACTCCCTCAAGTCCTTCTTGGTGATAACCGGGACCTTCTCCTCGAAGTCCTCCAGGCTCCCGAGGTGATCGGGATGGAAACCGGCCCTGTCCCAATGTCTGCGATAGAAGGAGGAACGGTCATAGGCGTATTGCGTGACCCGTTGCAGCCGTTCCAGGATCAGCGCGTTGCGCTCTTCCGGCGGCATGGTCTCGCGCCGGGGGAACCAGTACTTGCTGGTGGGATCAGGCAGGTAATCCGGGTTGTAGTTCGGTGGGAACGACCAGTCCTCGATGGGAAACCTCCTCCGTCACCGCGGGCCTCGCTCCTGAACCAGGCGCCGCATGGACTCGACGATTGCCTGCGGCGGCGTGTCCTGGAGAAGGATCTCGCTCACACCCAACCGTTTGAGCTCCGCCACGTCTTCGTCGGGCATCACCCCGCCGCCCACGACGGCGATGTCGCTGCCGTGCTGCCCGCGAAGCAGCTCCAAAACCCGGGGAAACACTGTCATTTGAGCTCCGGAAAGGATGCTGATGCCCAGGATGTCGACGTCCTCCTGGACGGCGGCCAGAGCCACTTCCTCGGGAGTACGGTGGAGCCCGGTGTAAATGACGTCCATGCCGGCGTCGCGCAGGCAGCGGGCCACGATCTTGACCCCCCGGTCATGACCGTCCAATCCGACCTTGGCGATCATCACGCGAATTGGTTGGGTGTTCGGTCCTTCCATCCCGTGCTTCCCTAAACCTGAGTTGACCACGCCGCCCGAACTTTACCTGGCCGGGCAGGAGGCGCGCGGCCACGCTCCCAATGCTACCGGCCGGCCCGTCCCGTGCCCACTTTCCGGGACGCGGCCAGCCCTCTAACGTAGCGCATCCTAAACGATACGCCTGTCGGGGTCAATCGCCGTCCCGGGGCGGTCCTACGCTCCCGGTATTGGGGTGACCTCTACTCGTCACGAGAATCCCGGACGGCCGTGATAGGATAGGCCCCATCTTCTGGTTCTCAACCCAAACAAGGGCCGGCTCTCGGGTGGCTGCCATAGAGACCGCCCCCATTTCTCCTGGAGGAATCGAATCATGAAACGCCGCCAACTGTTGCAAGCCGGATCCCTGGGCGCGCTGGCCGCCGGAATGGGTTCCCTTGGGCCGTCTGTCACCGGAGCCTCCCTGCTGGCGGCTCAACAGAAGCGTTCCGGACTCCCGCCCATCAAGATCACCGATGTCAAGTGCATCCTCACGGCGCCCGCCGGACGCCGACTGGCCGTGGTCAAGGTCTCGACCAGCGAACCCGAGTTGTACGGCCTGGGCTGTGCCACCTTCACTCAGCGGATTCGCACCGTGCAGACAGCCGTGGATGTCTACCTGAAGCAGTTTCTGGTGGGCAAGAGCCCCTGGGATATCGAGGACATCTGGCAGTCCTCTTTCGTCAGCTCCTACTGGCGCAACGGACCGGTCCTGAACAACGCCCTCGGCGGGGTCGACGCAGCCCTGTGGGACATCCTGGGAAAATGGACCGGCCTGCCCGTCTACCAGTTGCTGGGAGGCAAGAGCCGCCAGGCCGTGGACACCTACAGGTCGGCCGGCGGCCGGACCTTCGAAGAGCTGGTCGATTCGTTCCAGCAGTTGCGGGAGCAGGGCTATCGGCACATTCGCTGCGAGCCGGTGGTGCCGGAAGCCTCTCCTCCCCTCGGTCCGGAAAACGCGGCCCGACCCGCCAACCAGCGCACACGCATCTGGGAGGCGGCCCCCTTCGCCCGGGCGCTTCCCCGGTTCTTCGGGAAGCTGCGGGAGCGGTTCGGCGAACAGGTAGAACTGTTGACCGATGTCCACGAGCTGCTGCCTCCCATTGTGGCCATCCAGTTGGCCAAGGAACTGGAACCGGTCCGGATGTTTTTCCTGGAAGATCCGCTCTCCCCGGAAGACGTCGGATACTTCAAGCACCTGCGCCAGCAGAGCAGCACGCCCATCGCCATGGGCGAGCTGTTCAATAACCCCAACGAATGGCTGGACATCATCAGCCAGCGGCTGATCGACTTCATCCGGGTCCACATCTCCCAGATCGGCGGCGTCAGCATGGCCTTCAAGCTTTCCCATCTGTGCGAGTTCTTCCGGGTTCGCACGGCCTGGCACGGCCCCGGCGACACCTCGCCGGTGGGGCACGCCGCCAATATTCATCTGGGTCTGGTCGTCAACAACTTCGGCATCCAGGAGTTTCACGGCCTCACCCAGTCGGAGCGAGACGTCTTCCCCGGAAGCCCGCAGGAGAGGAACGGCTACGTCTACATCAATGAAGCGCCCGGGTTCGGGGTAGACCTGGACGAGAAGCTGGCGGCCCGCTTCCCGATCAGGGACGATCCCAGCTTCGACCTGCACTGGGGCAACCTGCGGCGCAAGGACGGAAGTATCGTAAAACCCTGAACCAACCCCAAGGAGCTTCCGCACTCCCCTATCAACCTGGAGGTCCCATGAAAAAACAGATTTCCGGCTGGGTGGCCCTGCCCTTCCTGGCCTTTGCTGCCGCCGGCTGCCAACCGGAGGGCTCCTCGGGCGGTGCCGGCGCGGTGCCTGCCGACGACAAGCCCCCGCGGGTCGCCGCCGCCGACCTGGACAAGCTCATGCAGGAGGAGGCACTGCTGCTGGACGTCCGGGAGCCCAGGGAGCTGGAAGAGCTGGGTACCCTGGAAGGCTACATCAATATCCCCATCGGCCAGCTCGAGCAGCGCCTGGACGAGCTGCCCAGAGACAGGCTGATCGTCACCGCCTGAAACGGCGGTGGACGCGCCGCGCGTGCCGCGGCCTTACTCAAGAAGAACGGATTCCGGACGGCCGGCTCCTGCGGGCTGAGAAGCTACAAGGGAAAGAGGATATTCCCCAAGTTCGGGGGTTGAATAGTTGAGCCGGAAGGGCGATGTTTGGAGGGCGGGAGAGCGAGGGTGTAAAACTACCTCCATCAGGCCAGTGCCTGCCTGCAGTACTCCAGGGACTCCCTGACTCCCTCCAGGGCGGGTTGCCCCTTGATCTCGTGCTCGATGTTGGCTGGAATCGGGTACTTCCCCGCCTTCAGTTGCTGCAGGACCTCCCTGATGGGCGTATCCCCGGTCCCGAACTTCAACACCGGCGATCGGGGGCCCAGTCCCTTCTTGCGATCCTTGAGGTGCAGGGCGACAATCCGCTGGTGGTGCCGATCGATGTAGTCGACCGGATCGAATCCGGCAGCCACGAAGTGTCCGATGTCCAGATTGACGCAGATGTAGGGAGAGTTCCCCTCCATGGCCGCCGCAAAGTCCTGCGGACCGTCGAAGACATCCTCCTTGTCTCCGTGGGCGTGGTTGTGCATCCCCACCCTGATCCGGTGCTTGCCGGCGAAGGAATCGATCAGGGACGCCAGGCTGGGCCTCGCCGAAGCCGTGATCACATCGGTGCCCAGGGCCCTGGCCATGAGAAAGCCCCGATCCACTTCCTCGGGACTCATGCTCTTCCGAAAGCTGTAGTTGTAGGAGTTGAGCCGGATGCCGGCCTGCTCCAGCTTGCGGCCCTTGTCCTCGAAGAAGCTGAGCGGGGTCTCCAGCCGCCACCGGCGGAGGTCGGCGGGTTCCAGCCCCCTGGGCTCGATGTGTCCCTGCCAGAGCTCACAGCTGTCGATACCCACCTCGACCATGGCATTGATGGCATCCTCGAAGGGCCGATCCCGAAAGCTGTAGCTCTGAACCCCGATCTGAACGCCCGCAATCAGGGAACTGGCTGCTCTCCTCCGACAGCCTGCCTGGAACGGCAACAACCCCGCCCCGGCCAGCACAGCCATGTTCCTGGCAAAGGTACGCCTCGAAATCGTTCTCATGGGCATGCCTCCCTTCGCAAATATATTCAGTTACCGGGGAACCAATGCGATCCCGGAAGAACGCTGAACGCGTACCGGGCGCCAGCCCGGGGATTCCAGCAATCCGCGAAGCGGCAACTGCAATCTACCAATTGCAACATTCCGATAATAGTGGTATGAATGTACAACTTTCCAACAAATTGCCCGTGAGGCTACTATGCCGTTCGTAACCGTAAAGCCGAAGTTCCAAGTCACCATTCCAGCCAAGCTCCGAAGAGGGATTGATCTTCGTGAAGGCGACATCATGGAGGCGACCCTTGTCGGCGACGGCATTCTGTTTAGACCTAAAGAGGTGGTGGACCGGGATGCGGCCGCCGACCGCATTGCCGCCAAGTTAGCGGCGGCTCAGCCTTCGTCCAGGGATCTCGGGCGCTCCGAGGACGAGATTATGAGAGACACGATCGCCGAAATAGCCAATTCGCGCCGTGAACGCAGCCACCGCGGGACATGAGGGTTGTCTTGGACTGCAACATTCTAGTGTCTGCGGCACGAATCGACGGCACTTGCCGTGAAGTCATCGATAGGGCGGTGCGACGGCACGAAATCGTCCTGTCCGAGCCCATCTTGTCCGAATACAAGGCTGTCGCTGGACGGCACGGCCAAGCACCGTATCGAGACGCCATGGAATTCGTCATCAGAGAGCTTGAACGGTTGGCCGTCTTCGTAGAGCCGGCGAACATCCTGTTCGGTCTCCGGGACCCTGACGATGAGGTGTATCTGGCGACTGCCACGGCTGCCAGCGCCGTACTGATCACCGGCAACACACGGGACTTTACAAAGACGCGATATGGGTCAGTCGAAGTCTGGTCCCCGCGCGTCTTTCTCGATCGGACGACATAGGGGGCCGTCGGGCAGACCTCCGATGGGAAATACGGGTTAGCTAAAGCCACGGTCAACCCGCTCACCGTCCACTCAACAACCCCTTGTTCAACTTGCAGACCATGGTATAGGCCGGATCGAAGATGTTCCCCAGCTCGTAGCGGACGCACTGGGACAAGAGCAGATTGGCGCCCAGCCCGTCCAGGCCATAATCCTGCTGCAACCAGCGGAGCATCTCTGTGGTGGCGTGCTGGGTGGCCTGATCCAGCGGCCGGGCGTTCCCGACGGTGAAGATCCACTCGTCGTTCTCCCCCCGCGGCCACCCGATCGACTTCCCCTTGAGAACCCGCAGGGTGACGCGGACATCCATGGAAATCTCGATCCCGGTGCCCACAATCTCGCCGTCCCCCTGCACGGCGTGTCCGTCTCCCAGAAAAAACAGGGCTCCCGGCTCGAAGACCGGAAAATAAACCGTGGCACCGGCCACAAACCCTCGATAGTCCATGTTGCCGCCGTGCTCGGCCGAGGTTGCGGTGGAGATGGCCTGCCCGCCCTTGGCCGCCACGCCGAAACATCCCAGCATGGGCTCCAGCGGAATCGCCAACTGCCCCAGCTTGGATTCCGGGCCGACCAGGGTGGCGGTCCCCACCTCGGCATCCACCTTCCACTCCGCCACCAGAGCCGGGGGCAACTGGCGCACGTAATCGGGATCCACCACGTTGGGCGCGACTGCCGAATAGCAAAACCCGTAGGCGCGGTTGGGCCGGATCTCCTCCAGGTCCACCGCCAGGGTGTCGCCGGGCTCGGCCCCCTCCACGTAGAAGGGCCCGGTCTGAGGGTTGCTTCTGGGCGTCACCTTCTCGCGCCGGTGGTCGACCCCCCATGCGTCCACCGTCGTGGTCAGCAGGGTATCGCCGTCGCCCACCCGCAACACCGGCGGATGCGGCCCCAGGGTGGTGTAGTATCGGGTGGGAGTGAAGTGATGCTCCATGGCTTGGGACTCCGGTTCGGTGCGTTCCAGGGGCTCCAGCGCGACAGGCCGGCCGACTCACCCCGGGAGAGCGCTTCCTCCGCATGCCTGCTCGGACCCGGGATCCTACCGACCTCAAGGGCCCGATTGGGTCAGCCAGGAAAGGATCTGCTCCCGAGGGAGTTCGTCCGACTCAATCTCCAACAGATCGGTCTTGCCGGCCAGCTCATAGGCCTGCCGAAACCAATCGGTATTGAAGGACTCGCCCGCATTGTGAATCAGCAGTGGCGTCGCCGGCGCCAGCATGGCGGCGGTCTTGAAGTCTCCCGCCCGCCTCAGCACCGGAACGTAGAGATGCTCCAGATAGGCCCCGTCCTCCTCGCTTGAGAAATTGGACACGTCCACCAGGGTGCGGTGGAGCTGCGGAGCAAGCGCCCGGGCCAGCAGACTCCACAGTCCCCCCTTCCCCACACCCGCCAGGTTCACCTGGGCCACATCCGGCCGGCGCTCGAGGTAGGCGACGGCCGTCAGAATGTCCTGAACCCGATTGGAATCGTCGGTCCGATTGTAGGTGGTGAAAAACGGGTCGCTCATGTCCCGCCTGGCCTTGGCCGCGCCCGTGTTGAAGGCGTCAATGGCCATCACCAGGTGTCCACGGTCCAGAAGTGGCTGAACCCAGGATGCGCCCGGCGCCTCCAGCGCCGCCTTGCCCTCGGCGTGGACCAGCAGCGTGGCCGTCAGATTCCTGCGCTTCCCCCTTGGGAACCATAGAGCGGCCGGCACCCGGTCCCCCCGACCTGCCCGGCCGATGTAAAACTCCTGGCTCGCACCCGGCTTGGAAGAGGGGGCGGGAACAGCCACCACTTCGCCGGGATCCGGATAGCCGACAGCCAGGGCGTACTGCAGCGCCGGGGCCATGAGCTCCCGGAAGCGGGACAGGCCTTCGGAGTCCCGCGGCCGGAGATCGTCGATCTGCCGCCGGTAGCTGTCCTTCAGCGAGGCCAGCATCTCCTCCTCGGTGACCGCGGATTCGGGAAGGTCACGACCGAAGAAGACCAGGAACTCCGAGGGACTTCCCAGGCGAAAGCGCTTCTCGCTGAACTCGCTGGCGTCTGTCTCCCCCAGCAGCCAGCGGCCGAACCAGGCATAGACGGCCTCCCGGCTTTCCCGGTTGTAGTTGTGATCGGCCATGGACTGCATGGTCTGCGCCTTGTGGCCCGCGCCCAGCAGGCGATAGACGCTCTGAACGGCGGGAAATTCCACCCGGGGAGTTTCCCGAGTCCAATCTCCCGAGGCCGAGACCATCAACAGCGGCCTGGGAGCCATCAGGGCCCCGATCTCCATGTTGTTGGTGTCGAGCCTGAGGTTGGCCTGGTTCTCGCAGATGCAGCCGCCCTGCATGTAGTGGGAAATCATGTTGACCGGCGCCGAGACCTTGACCCGATCGTCGACCGCGGTCAGCAAAAAGGTCTGGGTCCCGCCGCCCGAAGCCCCGGTGCAACCAATCCGGTCGGGGTCCACGTCCGGCAGCGACTGCAGAAAATCCACCGAGCGGATGCTGTTCCAGAGCTGAATCCCCAGCCAGTCGATGCCCCACAGGCTGAAGCTTCGGTCCAGCGGACGGCGGTGATCCTTGACCTGGCGGCTGTCGTTGTAGGCCAACATGTCGTAGGCAAAAACCACGTGGCCTTGCCTGGCCAGGTTGATTGCGAGGCCCGGCATCGAGGCCAGGGACTGATTTTCCAGCCGCCCGTAAGCCCAATGACCATGGGGAGTCAGGATTCCCGGGAAGGGCCCCTTCTTCCCCAGTGGACGGTAGAGGTTTCCGGTAACGTAAAACCCCGGATAGCTTTCAAAGAAGACCTTCTCGATGGAGTAGTCCCCCTTGGAAACCCTTCCAAAGATCCGCGCCTTCAGGGGACTCTTCTCCACCGGCGGCCACAACCCGGCGCTGACCTGTATCTGGCGCCGCAGATCCCCGGCCCGTCGCAACCATGCCTCTTCGTTCAGAAACGGCTGGAAGGTATAAGGCAGGTGAAGGTGGCGTATCCTGGTGGCTCGCTGGTCCATTTCCGGCAATCCGGGCATCGCTTGGGCACTGGCGAGTCCGCTCAGAAACAGAAGACCCGCACCGGCCAGCAAGATCTTTTTGCCAGAGATCATGGATGCCTCACCCCAGTTGGACCGTCATCCGAACCCAGCGACAACTCATTGCCAATGGGTCTCAGCAGCTGCTGGAAGCTAACATGCGGCCTACGAACTAGGTCCGGAAATTTTATCCCAGTAGAGAATCTTTTGCGATGTTCGGAAAGATACAACTGAACCGGAAATGCACTACCGCTGGTTCACGAAGAGAATTTCCGTATGTACCGATTGGACAGCACTTGAGCAATCTTTGACGCGCGTGCCATTACAATGGGTGATACGTTGGGGTTGTCGAGTGAACCTCAAAGAGCCCCCTTAGACGACTACCGATGAAACACCCTAGCCACAATCATGAGGCCCCCGACAAATCGGCGCCACTCAAAATTCCTGAAATTTTCTTCTTCGATGTGCCCGTTTATAGATTAGAGGAAGAGGAATACTATCGGAATAGAGAGAAGACTATAGAGAGTGTCTTGTATCCCAATGATTGCCCACTTAGGGACGAACTCAGATCAATAGAGGATGCTGACCCCAAGTCCAAACTGAACTTATCAGGCCTTTTGGAATATTCGTATGGCGGTGCGTGGTTATACAACGAAATTATTGGGTACATACGGCTTCATTTCCTTGGAACTCAGATAAGAGGGGAATACTACGCCGTGGATCGCCAACGCATCGTCCGAACTCGCAAAAAAATTCTTGTATTTCGAACATGGAAGTTAGCTCCGGAACGAGAGATTCCGAACTCTGCACCTAGTGACGAAATTTATTCGATTGTCCTTCA includes these proteins:
- a CDS encoding phenylacetate--CoA ligase family protein encodes the protein MEDWSFPPNYNPDYLPDPTSKYWFPRRETMPPEERNALILERLQRVTQYAYDRSSFYRRHWDRAGFHPDHLGSLEDFEEKVPVITKKDLRESQARFPSFGDYLCIPEEEIHHIHGTSGTTGQPTAFAVGRGDWATIGNAHARIMWGMGLRPGDTIFIASLFSLYMGSWGALIGSERLRARSFPFGAGAPGMTARAVGWLRQFKPTAFYSTPSYALHLAETARSQGVDPAELGLRIMFFSGEPGASVPGVRDRIQQAFGARVIDSGSMAEVTPWMSCAGTAETDGMLLWQDLVYTEVCDPATFRRVPFGQRGTPVYTHLERTSQPMIRLLSGDLALWEEGPGPCGRTYPRLPNGIFGRIDDAFTIRGENVYPNEIDAALNSMADYGGEHRIVISRERTMDELLVQVEPTRAVMGSGQEALRAFRDETAGLLRRMLGIRVRVVALPPDSLPRTDFKARRVVDDRDVFRELNRKLEKER
- a CDS encoding cobalamin B12-binding domain-containing protein — its product is MEGPNTQPIRVMIAKVGLDGHDRGVKIVARCLRDAGMDVIYTGLHRTPEEVALAAVQEDVDILGISILSGAQMTVFPRVLELLRGQHGSDIAVVGGGVMPDEDVAELKRLGVSEILLQDTPPQAIVESMRRLVQERGPR
- a CDS encoding starvation-sensing protein RspA, with translation MKRRQLLQAGSLGALAAGMGSLGPSVTGASLLAAQQKRSGLPPIKITDVKCILTAPAGRRLAVVKVSTSEPELYGLGCATFTQRIRTVQTAVDVYLKQFLVGKSPWDIEDIWQSSFVSSYWRNGPVLNNALGGVDAALWDILGKWTGLPVYQLLGGKSRQAVDTYRSAGGRTFEELVDSFQQLREQGYRHIRCEPVVPEASPPLGPENAARPANQRTRIWEAAPFARALPRFFGKLRERFGEQVELLTDVHELLPPIVAIQLAKELEPVRMFFLEDPLSPEDVGYFKHLRQQSSTPIAMGELFNNPNEWLDIISQRLIDFIRVHISQIGGVSMAFKLSHLCEFFRVRTAWHGPGDTSPVGHAANIHLGLVVNNFGIQEFHGLTQSERDVFPGSPQERNGYVYINEAPGFGVDLDEKLAARFPIRDDPSFDLHWGNLRRKDGSIVKP
- a CDS encoding sugar phosphate isomerase/epimerase, whose product is MRTISRRTFARNMAVLAGAGLLPFQAGCRRRAASSLIAGVQIGVQSYSFRDRPFEDAINAMVEVGIDSCELWQGHIEPRGLEPADLRRWRLETPLSFFEDKGRKLEQAGIRLNSYNYSFRKSMSPEEVDRGFLMARALGTDVITASARPSLASLIDSFAGKHRIRVGMHNHAHGDKEDVFDGPQDFAAAMEGNSPYICVNLDIGHFVAAGFDPVDYIDRHHQRIVALHLKDRKKGLGPRSPVLKFGTGDTPIREVLQQLKAGKYPIPANIEHEIKGQPALEGVRESLEYCRQALA
- a CDS encoding AbrB/MazE/SpoVT family DNA-binding domain-containing protein — translated: MPFVTVKPKFQVTIPAKLRRGIDLREGDIMEATLVGDGILFRPKEVVDRDAAADRIAAKLAAAQPSSRDLGRSEDEIMRDTIAEIANSRRERSHRGT
- a CDS encoding putative toxin-antitoxin system toxin component, PIN family, producing MRVVLDCNILVSAARIDGTCREVIDRAVRRHEIVLSEPILSEYKAVAGRHGQAPYRDAMEFVIRELERLAVFVEPANILFGLRDPDDEVYLATATAASAVLITGNTRDFTKTRYGSVEVWSPRVFLDRTT
- a CDS encoding acetamidase/formamidase family protein, which translates into the protein MEHHFTPTRYYTTLGPHPPVLRVGDGDTLLTTTVDAWGVDHRREKVTPRSNPQTGPFYVEGAEPGDTLAVDLEEIRPNRAYGFCYSAVAPNVVDPDYVRQLPPALVAEWKVDAEVGTATLVGPESKLGQLAIPLEPMLGCFGVAAKGGQAISTATSAEHGGNMDYRGFVAGATVYFPVFEPGALFFLGDGHAVQGDGEIVGTGIEISMDVRVTLRVLKGKSIGWPRGENDEWIFTVGNARPLDQATQHATTEMLRWLQQDYGLDGLGANLLLSQCVRYELGNIFDPAYTMVCKLNKGLLSGR
- a CDS encoding acetylxylan esterase, with translation MISGKKILLAGAGLLFLSGLASAQAMPGLPEMDQRATRIRHLHLPYTFQPFLNEEAWLRRAGDLRRQIQVSAGLWPPVEKSPLKARIFGRVSKGDYSIEKVFFESYPGFYVTGNLYRPLGKKGPFPGILTPHGHWAYGRLENQSLASMPGLAINLARQGHVVFAYDMLAYNDSRQVKDHRRPLDRSFSLWGIDWLGIQLWNSIRSVDFLQSLPDVDPDRIGCTGASGGGTQTFLLTAVDDRVKVSAPVNMISHYMQGGCICENQANLRLDTNNMEIGALMAPRPLLMVSASGDWTRETPRVEFPAVQSVYRLLGAGHKAQTMQSMADHNYNRESREAVYAWFGRWLLGETDASEFSEKRFRLGSPSEFLVFFGRDLPESAVTEEEMLASLKDSYRRQIDDLRPRDSEGLSRFRELMAPALQYALAVGYPDPGEVVAVPAPSSKPGASQEFYIGRAGRGDRVPAALWFPRGKRRNLTATLLVHAEGKAALEAPGASWVQPLLDRGHLVMAIDAFNTGAAKARRDMSDPFFTTYNRTDDSNRVQDILTAVAYLERRPDVAQVNLAGVGKGGLWSLLARALAPQLHRTLVDVSNFSSEEDGAYLEHLYVPVLRRAGDFKTAAMLAPATPLLIHNAGESFNTDWFRQAYELAGKTDLLEIESDELPREQILSWLTQSGP